One window of the Hippoglossus hippoglossus isolate fHipHip1 chromosome 9, fHipHip1.pri, whole genome shotgun sequence genome contains the following:
- the rnf122 gene encoding RING finger protein 122 isoform X1 → MHPFQWCNGCFCGLGLVYANKSCTMPPITFQDLPLNIYMVIFGTGIFVFILSLIFCCYFISKLRHQAQSERFGYREVVLKGDPKKLNLHGQTCAVCLEDFKVKDELGVLPCQHAFHRRCLVKWLEVRCVCPMCNKPIAGPPEQHHSIGTLLDELV, encoded by the exons GGTGCTTCTGTGGTCTGGGACTGGTTTACGCCAACAAGTCGTGCACCATGCCGCCCATCACCTTCCAGGACCTGCCTCTGAACATCTACATGGTCATCTTCGGGACGGGCATCTTCGTCTTCATCCTGAGCCTCATCTTCTGCTGTTACTTCATCAG CAAACTACGACACCAAGCCCAGAGTGAGCGGTTTGGATACAGGGAG GTCGTTTTAAAAGGAGATCCAAAAAAGCTGAATCTTCACGGG CAGACATGCGCCGTGTGTTTGGAGGACTTCAAAGTGAAGGACGAGCTGGGAGTGTTGCCATGCCAACATGCTTTCCACAGGAG GTGTCTGGTGAAGTGGCTGGAGGTTCGCTGCGTCTGCCCCATGTGCAACAAACCCATAGCCGGCCCCCCCGAGCAGCACCACAGCATAGGCACTCTGCTGGATGAACTGGTTTAA
- the rnf122 gene encoding RING finger protein 122 isoform X2, translating to MHPFQWCNGCFCGLGLVYANKSCTMPPITFQDLPLNIYMVIFGTGIFVFILSLIFCCYFISKLRHQAQSERFGYREVVLKGDPKKLNLHGTCAVCLEDFKVKDELGVLPCQHAFHRRCLVKWLEVRCVCPMCNKPIAGPPEQHHSIGTLLDELV from the exons GGTGCTTCTGTGGTCTGGGACTGGTTTACGCCAACAAGTCGTGCACCATGCCGCCCATCACCTTCCAGGACCTGCCTCTGAACATCTACATGGTCATCTTCGGGACGGGCATCTTCGTCTTCATCCTGAGCCTCATCTTCTGCTGTTACTTCATCAG CAAACTACGACACCAAGCCCAGAGTGAGCGGTTTGGATACAGGGAG GTCGTTTTAAAAGGAGATCCAAAAAAGCTGAATCTTCACGGG ACATGCGCCGTGTGTTTGGAGGACTTCAAAGTGAAGGACGAGCTGGGAGTGTTGCCATGCCAACATGCTTTCCACAGGAG GTGTCTGGTGAAGTGGCTGGAGGTTCGCTGCGTCTGCCCCATGTGCAACAAACCCATAGCCGGCCCCCCCGAGCAGCACCACAGCATAGGCACTCTGCTGGATGAACTGGTTTAA
- the LOC117768538 gene encoding chondroitin sulfate N-acetylgalactosaminyltransferase 1-like, with the protein MFKRWLLAMTARIGLILAGVCCCLSLFYLLACKPASRRSQQSLPWSGGTTSKEGYLALLQEREDSHRHYINSLTKQIAQLKEALQERTQQLQESLDNAKTKGVLPQGLESLHKTPTQSDLKEFFRSQLNQAEVNSGAKLSSEYAVIPFDTLTLHRVYQLETGLTRHPEERPVRRDRRDELIGTVETALHVLNGPQQHTDNTRQKRTYSPSDFIEGLTRLERDRGTVYELMFKGDGPREFTQLVLFRPFGPVVKVKSESVDTRNIIINIIVPLSKRPDAFRQFIDNFREVCIKQDGRVHLTVVYFGRDQIDQVKAVLDQTSRETRFRSFTLIQLNEEFSRGRGLDVGARAWRRSQNVLLFFCDVDIHFTADFLTSCRLKAEPGKKVYYPVLFSQYNPSIIYSNHTLLPSIQQQLLIRKETGFWRDFGFGMTCQYRSDFINIGGFDRNIKGWGLEDVHLYRKYLHSKLMVIRSPSRGLFHLWHEKNCADELPPDKYKMCMQTKAMSEASHSQLGELFFKSEIEAHLNSKKQLK; encoded by the exons ATGTTTAAACGGTGGCTGCTGGCCATGACAGCCCGCATTGGCCTCATCCTGGCGGGCGTATGCTGCTGTCTGTCGCTGTTCTACCTCCTGGCGTGTAAACCCGCGTCTCGCCGCAGCCAGCAGTCATTGCCGTGGTCTGGAGGGACCACCAGCAAGGAGGGATACTTGGCCTTGTTGCAGGAGAGGGAGGACTCTCACAGACATTACATCAACAGCCTGACAAAGCAGATAGCCCAGCTGAAGGAGGCTCTGCAGGAGCGgacgcagcagctgcaggagtcCCTGGATAATGCCAAAACCAAAGGGGTTCTGCCTCAGGGTCTGGAGAGTCTACACAAAACCCCGACACAGTCAGACCTGAAG GAGTTCTTCCGCTCCCAGCTGAACCAGGCGGAGGTCAACTCAGGTGCGAAGCTGTCCAGCGAATACGCAGTGATTCCTTTCGACACTTTAACTCTGCACAG GGTGTACCAGCTGGAGACGGGGCTGACCAGGCACCCGGAGGAGAGGCCTGTGAGGAGAGACCGCAGGGACGAGCTGATCGGCACCGTGGAGACGGCGCTGCACGTCCTGAACGGACCTCAGCAGCACACGGACAACACCAGGCAGAAACGCACATACTCCCCCTCAGACTTCATAGAGG GGCTGACCCGTTTAGAGCGGGACAGAGGGACCGTCTATGAGCTGATGTTTAAAGGTGACGGGCCGCGGGAGTTCACGCAGCTCGTGCTCTTCAGACCGTTCGGCCCCGTGGTGAAGGTGAAGAGCGAGAGCGTGGACACTCGgaacatcatcatcaacatcatcgtGCCTCTGTCCAAGAGGCCGGACGCATTCAGGCAGTTCATCGACAACTTCAG AGAAGTTTGCATCAAGCAGGACGGCCGGGTTCATCTCACTGTCGTCTACTTCGGTCGGGATCAGATAGACCAAGTGAAAGCCGTGCTGGACCAGACCTCCAG AGAGACTCGGTTCAGGAGCTTCACTCTCATCCAGCTGAACGAGGAGTTTTCTCGAGGTCGAGGCCTGGACGTGGGCGCCAGGGCCTGGAGGCGGAGTCAGAATGTCCTGCTCTTCTTCTGTGATGTTGACATCCACTTCACAGCGGACTTCTTAACGTCCTGTCGTCTCAAGGCAGAGCCTG GTAAGAAAGTGTATTATCCAGTTCTCTTCAGTCAGTACAACCCATCTATCATCTACAGCAATCATACACTTCTACCCTCTATTCAACAGCAGCTG tTGATAAGGAAGGAAACAGGATTCTGGAGAGACTTTGGGTTTGGCATGACATGTCAGTACAGGTCTGATTTCATCAACATAG GCGGTTTTGACCGTAACATTAAAGGTTGGGGGTTGGAGGACGTGCACCTGTACAGGAAGTACCTTCACAGTAAGCTGATGGTGATTCGCTCTCCGTCTCGAGGCCTTTTCCACCTGTGGCACGAGAAGAACTGTGCGGACGAGCTTCCTCCGGACAAATACAAGATGTGCATGCAGACCAAGGCCATGAGCGAAGCCTCGCACAGCCAGCTGGGGGAGCTCTTCTTCAAATCAGAGATAGAGGCTCATCTGAACTCAAAGAAGCAGCTGAAGTGA
- the LOC117768539 gene encoding LOW QUALITY PROTEIN: phospholipid phosphatase 1-like (The sequence of the model RefSeq protein was modified relative to this genomic sequence to represent the inferred CDS: deleted 1 base in 1 codon) — translation MMVCEQTEGETCAAEKLRLVWPENSRDSPERLDREDRAFFTKTDPRGRGGGGRGGRDMFEAAGIPLILLDLTCLILVGLPFFILTPQHNPFKRGFFCNDESIRYPLKEDTISYQLLGGVMIPFTLIVVVCGECLSVYLSRVKKQSLGTKYVACVYKAVGSYVFGAAASQSLTDVAKYSIGRLRPNFVAVCQPEWDRINCKTGGYIENFTCTGDKFLVDEARLSFYSGHSSFSMYCMLFLVLYIQARLLSQWARLLRPMIQFFLIATAVYVGLSRVSDYKHHWSDVFTGLLQGGLVAVFTVFCVSDFFEQPADAVVSQEEDSSPATLHESPSILNHYGSTD, via the exons ATGATGGTGTGTGAGCAGACAGAAGG TGAGACATGTGCGGCAGAAAAGCTGCGTCTCGTCTGGCCTGAAAACAGCCGGGACAGTCCGGAGCGCCTGGACCGGGAGGACCGGGCT TTTTTTACCAAGACGGAccccagaggaagaggaggaggaggacgaggaggacgcgACATGTTTGAAGCCGCAGGGATCCCTCTCATCCTGCTGGATTTGACCTGCCTCATCCTCG ttgGACTTCCGTTTTTCATCCTGACCCCACAACACAACCCTTTCAAACGGGGCTTCTTCTGTAACGATGAGTCCATCAGGTACCCGCTCAAAGAGGACACCATCTCCTACCAGCTGCTGGGAGGAGTCATGATCCCCTTCACGCTCATTGTG GTCGTCTGTGGCGAGTGCCTTTCCGTTTACTTGTCTCGCGTCAAGAAACAGTCTTTAGGGACCAAATATGTGGCGTGCGTCTACAAAGCGGTGGGGAGCTACGTGTTTGGAGCCGCGGCTAGCCAGTCCCTGACGGACGTCGCCAAGTACTCCATCGGCCGTCTGCGTCCTAACTTCGTGGCTGTATGCCAACCAGAGTGGGATCGTATTAACTGTAAAACTGGAGGATACATCGAGAACTTCACCTGCACTGGAGACAAGTTTCTGGTGGATGAGGCCAG ACTGTCCTTCTACTCTGGCCACTCGTCCTTCTCTATGTACTGCATGCTGTTCCTCGTA CTTTACATTCAAGCCAGACTGCTGTCACAGTGGGCGCGGCTCCTGCGTCCCATGATCCAATTCTTCCTGATTGCAACTGCTGTGTATGTGGGTCTGTCCCGGGTGTCTGACTACAAACATCACTGGAGCGACGTGTTCACTGGCCTCCTGCAGGGGGGTTTAGTGGCTGTTTTCACA gtgttttgtgtgtctgacttCTTCGAGCAGCCGGCGGATGCGGTGGTTTCACAGGAAGAAGATTCCTCGCCTGCCACGTTACATGAAAGCCCCTCCATTTTGAACCACTATGGCAGCACTGACTGA